The following coding sequences are from one Methanococcoides orientis window:
- a CDS encoding thioredoxin family protein, which yields MQDINKVMGEAIIVRIPFVIYLAVNRPSMTLIELYYSDICMNCHYVRNQIIEVLPEGVMFKEINVTSLEGAERAKQLGIEEVPTITINEEVVFIGRVEKDEIQEELEGFL from the coding sequence ATGCAAGATATTAATAAGGTAATGGGGGAGGCAATAATTGTCAGGATACCATTTGTTATTTATCTGGCAGTTAATAGACCATCGATGACATTAATAGAACTGTATTATTCCGATATTTGCATGAACTGCCATTATGTCAGGAACCAGATAATAGAAGTTCTCCCCGAAGGTGTTATGTTCAAGGAAATAAACGTAACAAGCCTGGAAGGTGCTGAAAGAGCAAAGCAACTCGGGATAGAAGAAGTGCCTACTATCACTATTAATGAGGAAGTTGTGTTTATCGGTCGAGTGGAAAAGGACGAGATACAAGAGGAACTTGAAGGCTTCCTCTGA
- a CDS encoding winged helix-turn-helix domain-containing protein, translating to MPPSAKLVYKVLEYGGLLTQKEIAEQSYLPPRTIRYALGRLKDENFLQERFYFKDARQSLYGLKEMTNQQAAGETVSQAEFDFANVYTVPKEYEVLAT from the coding sequence TTGCCACCTTCTGCAAAACTTGTCTACAAGGTACTTGAATACGGTGGTCTTCTGACACAGAAAGAAATCGCCGAACAAAGTTATCTTCCCCCACGCACTATCCGATATGCATTGGGAAGACTGAAGGATGAGAATTTCCTGCAAGAAAGATTCTACTTCAAAGACGCGAGGCAAAGCCTGTATGGTCTGAAAGAAATGACCAACCAGCAGGCAGCAGGCGAAACAGTTTCACAGGCTGAATTTGATTTTGCCAATGTATATACTGTACCTAAGGAGTACGAAGTATTGGCAACATAA
- a CDS encoding DUF169 domain-containing protein gives MKYTELTKQFRQFFELPLTPVAVKFNSDDEPNIPHPMRYCEIVRKAAAFGTSYTCSADDMSCASAELALGFTEPAYGDVYPRMKPADTRTMTVTPLDRCEFEPDVVVVVGTASKLMRVAATLSKVKGDMVNAKFKGEFAVCGECTTIPLMENKVNLSLLCAGARMFSDYRNDEIVFGFPMEAFVELTESLKEESITKALCGCLMDDLPARLVDAILALGFTKGTDHFIGRFGDEIVRLYIPKDESGKSSSVTLHVPVKFKDAAAAKASDDMASYLFEEPMNYRLRDNWMDAILLIELHEPIRRAAMKPEKFNALVNNGIEVMLDRVAKFKRKTIQ, from the coding sequence ATGAAATATACGGAACTGACAAAACAGTTCAGACAATTCTTCGAGTTGCCGCTTACACCGGTTGCCGTGAAGTTCAATAGCGACGATGAGCCAAATATTCCGCACCCAATGCGTTATTGTGAGATCGTGAGAAAAGCAGCAGCCTTTGGTACATCCTATACTTGTTCAGCTGATGATATGTCATGTGCAAGCGCAGAACTGGCACTTGGTTTCACAGAACCTGCTTATGGGGATGTGTATCCAAGAATGAAACCTGCGGATACCAGGACAATGACCGTCACACCGCTTGACAGATGTGAATTCGAACCTGATGTTGTGGTGGTTGTAGGAACCGCAAGTAAACTCATGCGTGTAGCTGCAACACTCTCCAAAGTGAAAGGAGATATGGTTAATGCAAAATTTAAAGGTGAATTCGCTGTCTGTGGAGAATGTACGACCATCCCGTTAATGGAGAACAAGGTGAACCTCTCACTTTTGTGTGCCGGAGCTCGTATGTTCAGCGATTACAGGAACGATGAGATCGTGTTCGGGTTCCCTATGGAGGCCTTTGTTGAGCTCACAGAATCACTGAAGGAAGAGAGTATCACAAAAGCACTTTGTGGCTGTCTTATGGATGACCTGCCGGCACGTTTGGTGGATGCAATCCTTGCACTTGGTTTCACGAAAGGCACGGATCATTTCATCGGACGTTTCGGGGATGAGATCGTAAGGCTATACATTCCAAAAGACGAAAGCGGGAAGAGCTCTTCAGTTACACTGCATGTTCCAGTCAAATTCAAAGATGCGGCTGCAGCAAAAGCTTCAGATGATATGGCATCCTACCTGTTCGAGGAACCGATGAACTATCGCCTCAGGGACAACTGGATGGATGCAATATTGCTGATCGAACTCCACGAACCGATAAGACGTGCAGCCATGAAACCTGAAAAGTTCAACGCACTTGTTAACAACGGAATAGAAGTAATGCTGGACCGTGTTGCTAAATTCAAGCGCAAGACGATACAGTGA
- the cysD gene encoding sulfate adenylyltransferase subunit CysD, with translation MVTTEESYRLSNLKTLEAESIGIIREVAAEFENPVMLYSVGKDSSVMAHLAIKAFYPKKVPFPLLHIDTGYKFPEMYEFRDYYTKKHNLDLKVHRNEEALKKGINPLTVGTVKCCAELKTKALLDGLNEGGYDAAFGGARRDEEKSRAKERIYSFRDKHGQWNPKDQKPELWNLFNSKIDPGESIRVFPLSNWTELDIWTYIYHENIEIVPLYFAKKRPVIEKHGQLIPVYTDEHEEEVKEVMCRFRTLGCHYCTGAVRSEADTLPKIIEEMMVARHSERITRVIDHDQDSSMEQKKKEGYF, from the coding sequence ATGGTCACTACGGAAGAATCTTATCGGCTTTCAAATCTAAAGACACTTGAAGCAGAAAGCATAGGCATTATCAGAGAAGTTGCTGCAGAATTTGAAAATCCAGTGATGTTGTATTCGGTAGGTAAGGACTCGTCGGTCATGGCCCATCTGGCGATTAAGGCCTTTTATCCGAAAAAAGTGCCTTTCCCTTTATTGCATATTGACACCGGATACAAGTTTCCTGAAATGTACGAATTCAGGGATTATTATACAAAAAAACACAACCTTGATCTGAAGGTTCACAGGAACGAAGAAGCCCTCAAAAAAGGGATAAATCCACTTACGGTGGGGACGGTCAAATGTTGTGCCGAGCTTAAAACAAAAGCACTCCTTGATGGTTTAAATGAAGGTGGCTATGATGCAGCGTTTGGTGGTGCCCGGAGAGATGAAGAAAAATCAAGGGCAAAGGAAAGAATTTATTCATTCCGCGACAAGCATGGCCAGTGGAATCCAAAGGACCAGAAACCTGAATTATGGAATCTCTTTAATTCAAAAATAGATCCCGGGGAATCCATAAGGGTATTCCCGCTCTCGAACTGGACAGAACTTGATATCTGGACATATATTTACCATGAAAATATTGAGATCGTTCCTCTTTACTTCGCAAAGAAAAGACCGGTCATTGAGAAGCATGGTCAACTAATTCCGGTTTATACGGATGAGCACGAGGAAGAGGTCAAGGAGGTCATGTGCCGCTTCAGGACACTGGGATGCCACTACTGTACAGGTGCAGTAAGGTCAGAGGCAGACACTCTGCCGAAGATCATTGAGGAGATGATGGTTGCCCGCCATTCCGAGCGTATCACAAGGGTGATCGACCACGACCAGGATAGCTCCATGGAGCAAAAGAAGAAGGAGGGATACTTTTGA
- a CDS encoding ABC transporter substrate-binding protein — translation MMKLRIGHLSTMYHTSFILMGMDWLKNAGIEPEWKLFGGGPAIVRALENNELDIGYIGLPPAMIGIDHGLKIKCIAGGHVEGTVMIANPEFLTLDECRNDRTLFLEQFKGYTVACPPSGSIHDVIIKNYIKEAGLENDIDVLNYEWADMIPEAIADGEIKVAVGTPSLAVVAKRYCDTKIVTPPEKLWPDNPSYGIVATSEMIESSPDVLLKFIKLHEKACVFIRENTEEAAKLVAETIEIIDSDFVNEMYKVSPKYSAGISEEYISSTMRFVDVLNELGYISKKLNQKDIFDLRFVEKLGR, via the coding sequence ATGATGAAATTGAGAATCGGACACCTTTCAACCATGTACCATACCTCATTCATACTGATGGGAATGGACTGGCTTAAAAACGCAGGCATAGAACCTGAGTGGAAACTTTTTGGAGGAGGGCCTGCAATTGTCCGGGCGCTTGAGAACAACGAGCTTGATATCGGATATATCGGACTTCCTCCTGCAATGATAGGAATAGATCACGGTTTGAAGATCAAGTGCATTGCAGGCGGTCATGTCGAAGGCACAGTGATGATCGCTAATCCCGAATTTCTAACACTCGATGAATGTAGAAATGACCGAACACTTTTTTTGGAGCAATTCAAAGGCTATACGGTAGCCTGCCCTCCTTCCGGCTCCATTCATGATGTGATTATAAAGAACTATATCAAAGAAGCAGGGCTTGAGAATGACATTGATGTCCTCAACTATGAGTGGGCTGACATGATCCCCGAAGCAATAGCAGACGGGGAGATCAAAGTTGCAGTTGGAACACCATCACTGGCTGTTGTGGCAAAGAGATACTGTGATACAAAGATAGTGACCCCGCCTGAAAAACTATGGCCTGACAATCCAAGTTACGGTATAGTTGCAACCTCTGAGATGATCGAAAGCTCACCGGATGTTCTTTTGAAGTTCATAAAGTTGCATGAGAAAGCCTGTGTATTCATTCGTGAGAACACTGAAGAAGCAGCAAAATTGGTTGCCGAGACCATAGAGATAATTGATTCTGATTTTGTGAACGAGATGTATAAAGTATCACCAAAATACTCAGCAGGCATATCAGAAGAATATATCAGCTCCACCATGAGATTTGTAGATGTACTGAACGAACTTGGATATATTTCAAAGAAACTCAATCAGAAGGATATCTTCGACCTTCGGTTTGTTGAAAAATTGGGACGTTAA
- the pscS gene encoding O-phospho-L-seryl-tRNA:Cys-tRNA synthase — MQEEFQLNLDIYKNLNRGIESTYINLNPIQRGGVLTAEARKAALEFADGYSVCDFCFESRVDLVQNPPVRNLTADIAEFLNMDDVRFTAGCRHAKWAAMHMVTEPGETLVLDSLAHYTSYLAAEANQLKVVEVPHSGYPEFTIDPEGYAEKFEEVERNTGSLPALALLTHVDYRYGNVADAASVGKICKEYGVPFLLNTAYSSGIMPIDGKKLGVDFLCASGHKSWAASAPMGILATTFEWNQQVFDKSTIRGDWSGRGFTKKEVALFGCSPVFGVPVMSLMASFPSVVERVKHWDEHVENARYLASQLERIEGFHQMGVKPTEHTLVAFESLPLFEAAAKTKKRGYFLYHELKKRKIIGIQPGMSKSFKLNTFGLSRVQVEYVANAFIEIARKYDIPVEDEA, encoded by the coding sequence ATACAGGAGGAATTCCAACTGAATCTTGATATTTATAAAAATTTAAACAGGGGTATTGAAAGCACATACATTAACCTGAACCCGATCCAGCGGGGAGGAGTGCTTACCGCTGAGGCCAGAAAAGCAGCACTTGAATTTGCGGATGGTTATTCAGTTTGTGACTTCTGTTTCGAATCAAGGGTCGATCTTGTCCAAAACCCCCCTGTAAGGAATCTTACAGCAGATATTGCAGAATTCCTGAATATGGATGACGTGAGGTTCACAGCCGGTTGCCGCCATGCAAAATGGGCAGCAATGCACATGGTCACAGAACCCGGTGAGACCCTTGTACTGGATTCACTTGCACATTATACATCATATCTTGCAGCAGAGGCGAACCAGCTGAAGGTCGTTGAGGTACCACATAGCGGCTACCCGGAATTTACAATCGATCCTGAAGGATACGCAGAAAAGTTCGAGGAAGTTGAACGCAATACCGGTTCACTACCAGCACTGGCATTGCTTACACATGTTGATTATCGTTATGGAAATGTGGCAGATGCTGCATCCGTTGGGAAGATCTGTAAAGAATACGGTGTTCCGTTCCTGCTGAATACAGCTTACTCTTCAGGAATAATGCCTATTGATGGAAAGAAACTTGGTGTGGACTTCCTGTGTGCTTCCGGACACAAAAGCTGGGCGGCATCCGCCCCAATGGGAATACTTGCAACTACCTTTGAATGGAACCAGCAGGTATTCGATAAGTCAACCATCCGAGGTGACTGGAGTGGACGTGGCTTCACTAAAAAGGAGGTTGCCCTGTTTGGATGCTCACCTGTATTTGGAGTTCCGGTGATGTCACTTATGGCATCATTCCCGAGTGTTGTGGAACGTGTGAAGCACTGGGATGAACATGTCGAGAATGCAAGATACCTTGCATCTCAGCTCGAGCGTATAGAAGGATTTCACCAGATGGGTGTCAAGCCAACAGAACATACACTTGTAGCATTCGAATCCCTCCCGCTCTTTGAAGCTGCTGCCAAGACCAAGAAACGTGGTTATTTCCTATACCATGAACTTAAGAAGCGAAAGATAATTGGAATCCAGCCCGGGATGAGCAAAAGTTTCAAATTAAATACATTCGGACTCAGCAGAGTTCAGGTAGAATACGTCGCAAACGCTTTCATTGAGATAGCAAGGAAATATGATATACCGGTGGAGGATGAAGCATGA
- the cysN gene encoding sulfate adenylyltransferase subunit CysN codes for MKGSESLVEQNQNIDLLRFATAGSVDDGKSTLIGRLLYDSKSIFEDQLNLIKTFSKAHRNQEIDYSLVTDGLKSEREQGITIDVAYRFYSTPKRRFIISDTPGHEQYTRNMATGASNASLALILIDARNGVVTQTKRHSFISSLLGIRNFVVAVNKMDLVDYSEEVFENIVSEFNAFADKLSDESIYFIPLSALKGDNVIERSDNMPWYKGSTLLDYLENVNVTGGRNLTEFRFPVQYVNWGGGDDFRGYCGTIASGVVHKGDKVRVLPSGKTSKISSIVTYDGDLDYAYAPMAVTLCLEDDVDISRGDLIAKVDDLPVIAGSLEANLVWMDNAPMEVGKDYVIKHTTSMVKGNFSEVLHEFDPEDISMKTSEFLSLNEIGKVKIDLKAPIFADIYSENKITGSFIVIDPHTNQTAAAGMITKYNQVSPDKACKAVTAKVIRYPGDKREEAQSNYDRLSMKGTHCIYVDDDLLQETLCKGVPVGSEQYSDTIEDLCKIVTRSGVSVVLCSDHLSS; via the coding sequence TTGAAGGGTTCCGAATCTTTAGTTGAACAAAATCAGAATATTGATCTATTACGCTTTGCCACTGCAGGAAGTGTGGATGATGGTAAATCAACCCTTATTGGGAGATTACTATATGATTCAAAATCAATATTTGAGGATCAACTGAATTTAATAAAGACATTCTCGAAAGCCCACAGAAACCAGGAAATAGATTATTCTCTGGTAACTGATGGTCTTAAATCTGAAAGGGAGCAGGGAATTACAATTGATGTTGCATACAGGTTCTACTCGACCCCTAAAAGGCGCTTTATTATTTCAGATACCCCAGGGCATGAGCAATATACAAGGAACATGGCTACAGGTGCATCAAATGCATCTCTCGCCCTAATCCTCATTGACGCCAGGAACGGAGTTGTAACACAGACAAAACGTCACTCATTTATCTCATCGCTTCTTGGTATCCGGAACTTTGTAGTTGCCGTCAATAAAATGGATCTTGTTGACTACTCAGAAGAAGTGTTCGAGAATATTGTAAGTGAGTTCAATGCCTTTGCTGATAAATTATCGGATGAATCAATTTACTTCATACCCCTAAGTGCCCTCAAAGGTGACAATGTAATCGAAAGAAGCGACAATATGCCTTGGTATAAGGGATCTACGTTGCTTGATTATTTGGAGAACGTAAATGTGACCGGTGGTCGCAACCTGACAGAATTCAGATTCCCCGTCCAGTATGTTAACTGGGGAGGGGGCGATGATTTCAGGGGTTATTGTGGCACAATAGCTTCAGGCGTGGTCCACAAAGGAGATAAGGTAAGAGTTCTCCCTTCGGGAAAAACCAGTAAGATCTCAAGTATCGTTACGTATGATGGTGATCTGGATTATGCTTATGCTCCTATGGCAGTAACCCTTTGCCTTGAGGATGACGTTGACATAAGTCGCGGTGATCTGATCGCAAAGGTTGATGACCTTCCTGTAATTGCCGGCAGTCTGGAGGCAAACTTGGTCTGGATGGATAATGCTCCCATGGAGGTCGGGAAAGATTATGTGATCAAGCATACTACCAGCATGGTTAAAGGAAATTTCTCAGAAGTACTTCATGAGTTCGATCCTGAAGACATCAGCATGAAAACTTCGGAGTTCTTGAGCTTAAATGAGATCGGAAAAGTTAAGATCGATTTAAAGGCCCCGATATTTGCCGACATTTATTCTGAGAACAAGATCACAGGTTCATTTATTGTAATTGATCCTCACACCAACCAGACTGCTGCTGCGGGTATGATCACGAAATACAATCAGGTATCTCCTGACAAAGCATGCAAGGCTGTGACTGCGAAGGTTATCCGTTATCCTGGAGATAAAAGGGAAGAGGCACAGTCCAATTATGACCGCCTTTCCATGAAGGGTACACATTGTATCTACGTGGATGATGATCTGCTACAGGAAACCCTTTGCAAAGGAGTCCCGGTTGGAAGTGAGCAATATTCCGACACAATTGAGGATCTGTGCAAGATCGTTACGAGATCAGGCGTATCAGTAGTTTTGTGCTCTGATCATTTGAGCAGTTGA
- a CDS encoding sulfurtransferase TusA family protein, with the protein MTKGEKMTEDSIELDLRGEICPFTFVKTKLQLEELESGDNLTVVFDYAPAISNVPKSVKNEGHTILGIDKEENNIWKVHIKKA; encoded by the coding sequence ATGACCAAAGGTGAAAAAATGACTGAAGACTCGATCGAATTAGATCTTAGGGGGGAGATTTGTCCCTTTACTTTCGTAAAAACCAAATTACAATTAGAGGAGCTGGAAAGTGGTGATAATCTCACGGTCGTTTTTGATTATGCACCTGCGATTTCAAATGTTCCTAAAAGTGTGAAGAATGAGGGTCATACGATTCTTGGTATTGACAAAGAAGAAAATAACATCTGGAAAGTTCACATTAAAAAAGCCTGA
- a CDS encoding 4Fe-4S binding protein: protein MGNKTINYDRLKQGGFLRQRQKEDLFSMRLRVVGGQLTADQLRALADASEKYGKGEVHITARQGLEISYIPFDDAENLLDELENRNVRQGTCGPRVRGVVACQGNLICPRGLIDAEDIAKKIDEKYFAMELPGKFKFAVTGCPSSCMKPQENDLGVMGGLEPKWVEDKCTYCGLCQTVCPVDAIKVEDGALHYYRDKCNLCGQCLLICPTEAWVKSREGYTVYVGGKVGKHPRLGIRLTELVDEDTLFRIIERSVEFFNIEATSGERFGDTIQRVGLEEFKAFVLE, encoded by the coding sequence ATGGGTAATAAGACTATCAACTATGACAGGCTCAAACAGGGCGGTTTTCTTCGCCAGAGGCAGAAGGAAGACCTTTTCTCAATGCGGCTTCGCGTTGTCGGTGGTCAGCTGACCGCTGATCAGCTTCGGGCACTCGCTGATGCTTCTGAGAAGTATGGCAAGGGTGAGGTTCACATAACTGCACGACAGGGGCTTGAGATATCATATATTCCTTTTGATGATGCAGAGAACCTTCTTGACGAACTCGAGAACAGAAATGTTCGCCAGGGTACCTGTGGTCCGAGAGTTCGTGGAGTAGTTGCCTGCCAGGGGAATCTCATCTGTCCGCGTGGACTGATCGATGCAGAGGATATCGCAAAAAAGATCGATGAGAAGTACTTTGCCATGGAACTTCCCGGCAAGTTCAAATTTGCAGTTACAGGCTGTCCATCATCATGTATGAAACCACAGGAGAACGACCTTGGTGTAATGGGTGGGCTTGAACCAAAATGGGTAGAGGATAAATGTACCTATTGTGGTCTCTGCCAAACAGTATGTCCAGTAGATGCTATCAAGGTCGAGGATGGTGCCCTGCATTATTACAGGGACAAATGCAACTTGTGTGGTCAGTGTCTCCTGATATGCCCAACTGAGGCATGGGTCAAGTCAAGAGAAGGGTACACGGTCTACGTTGGTGGCAAGGTTGGAAAACATCCAAGACTTGGTATCAGACTGACCGAGCTTGTAGACGAAGATACTCTGTTCAGGATCATTGAGAGGTCTGTGGAGTTCTTCAATATAGAAGCAACTTCAGGAGAACGATTTGGAGATACTATCCAGCGTGTAGGGCTTGAAGAGTTCAAGGCCTTTGTGCTGGAATAA
- a CDS encoding ubiquitin-like small modifier protein 1 encodes MVSIRFSSALNNITKTRSTSIDLGDTTVKTLFDTLTTEYGEEFERRLLHDGEVRRFVNVYVNGEDIRHLSGLATEITDADEISILPAVSGG; translated from the coding sequence ATGGTATCTATAAGATTTTCATCAGCATTGAACAACATAACGAAAACAAGATCAACAAGCATCGATCTGGGTGATACTACAGTAAAGACCCTTTTTGATACACTTACTACTGAGTACGGCGAAGAGTTTGAAAGACGCCTGCTTCATGATGGAGAGGTGCGAAGATTCGTTAATGTCTACGTCAATGGGGAAGATATAAGACATCTTTCAGGTCTTGCTACAGAAATTACCGATGCTGACGAAATTTCAATATTGCCAGCAGTAAGCGGAGGCTGA
- a CDS encoding inorganic phosphate transporter, producing MIIALAAIASAIFMGINIGGNNAAAAMGAAYGARARTKRQAVTLIAIFSLLGAVLSGEEVIRTLGEGIVPGNTITLTAAIIATSAAAISLFIGNILKVPISASQSAVGAIVGIGIFYGVLDTQLLSQIVGWWIATPVLAFVLAYLSGKYIHPRLVVWLVEHESEAQIRSTIAKLLTVTGCYVAYSAGANNAANAVGPIVGAGFMDPTTGAVIGGLTLGIGAILIGGRILQTVGTDIAEICTIRAIFIEAIAAIIVHGASHYGIPVALGQLVPAAVIGIGCANRGIDTIKNKTVKRIVTMWITSPLVAGLIAYTAISLVS from the coding sequence ATGATCATAGCACTGGCTGCCATTGCATCTGCGATCTTCATGGGGATCAACATTGGCGGGAACAATGCAGCCGCTGCCATGGGAGCAGCATATGGTGCACGAGCCCGTACCAAAAGACAGGCAGTAACATTAATTGCAATATTTTCCCTGCTTGGTGCTGTACTTAGTGGTGAGGAAGTTATCAGGACCCTTGGTGAGGGAATTGTTCCAGGCAACACGATAACCCTTACTGCAGCGATCATTGCAACAAGTGCAGCTGCCATCAGCCTGTTCATCGGAAATATACTGAAGGTCCCCATATCAGCCAGTCAGTCAGCTGTAGGAGCTATTGTCGGAATTGGCATATTCTACGGGGTACTCGATACCCAGCTGCTATCACAGATCGTGGGTTGGTGGATAGCCACACCGGTACTTGCCTTCGTGCTTGCGTATCTTTCTGGCAAATATATTCACCCCAGGCTTGTGGTCTGGCTTGTAGAACATGAATCTGAAGCACAGATAAGAAGCACTATTGCAAAACTCCTGACTGTGACCGGTTGTTATGTTGCTTATTCAGCAGGTGCTAACAATGCTGCAAATGCTGTTGGTCCTATTGTGGGAGCAGGATTTATGGATCCGACAACCGGAGCTGTTATCGGAGGGCTTACACTTGGCATTGGAGCTATACTGATAGGTGGCCGTATCCTTCAGACAGTTGGAACGGACATCGCGGAGATCTGTACTATACGTGCGATCTTCATCGAAGCCATTGCAGCTATCATCGTACATGGTGCATCCCATTACGGCATTCCTGTGGCACTTGGCCAGTTAGTACCTGCAGCTGTCATTGGTATTGGATGTGCTAATAGGGGCATAGATACAATAAAGAACAAAACTGTAAAACGGATCGTGACCATGTGGATCACATCACCACTGGTAGCAGGTCTGATAGCATATACTGCCATCAGTCTTGTTTCATAA
- a CDS encoding phosphoadenylyl-sulfate reductase, translated as MLIITVSHNISSRSQEKEIMPEKDPEIIKEIEQFAEDYKDSSPQEILEYALNRFGSGISIAFSGAEDVVLIDMATKIKAQVSVFSLDTGRLHSETYKFFDVVREHYNIPLEIFFANREKTEELVLKKGMFSFYKDGHQECCGARKVDPLRRSLSKRSAWITGQRKDQSPNTRAEIPVAEFDLAFGDGTLVKFNPLANWTSKQVWDYIRENDVPYNELHEKGYVSIGCEPCTRPVLPGQHEREGRWWWEEATKKECGLHSGNVRSQS; from the coding sequence ATGCTTATAATCACAGTTTCTCATAATATTTCATCAAGATCACAGGAAAAAGAGATCATGCCAGAAAAGGATCCGGAAATAATAAAAGAGATCGAACAATTTGCTGAAGATTATAAAGACAGTTCACCGCAGGAGATCCTTGAGTATGCACTGAACAGGTTTGGCTCAGGCATATCTATTGCATTCAGTGGTGCTGAGGATGTTGTGCTCATTGATATGGCAACTAAGATCAAGGCACAAGTCAGTGTATTTTCCCTTGATACAGGTCGTTTGCACTCTGAAACCTACAAGTTCTTCGACGTGGTGCGGGAGCATTATAACATCCCACTGGAGATCTTCTTTGCTAACAGGGAAAAGACCGAAGAACTTGTCCTCAAGAAGGGTATGTTCTCATTCTACAAGGACGGTCACCAGGAATGTTGTGGTGCCAGAAAGGTCGATCCACTAAGACGTTCCCTTAGCAAGAGGTCTGCATGGATCACAGGCCAGCGTAAAGACCAGAGTCCTAACACGCGTGCAGAAATACCCGTGGCTGAATTTGATTTGGCATTTGGTGACGGTACACTTGTGAAGTTCAATCCTCTGGCCAACTGGACTTCCAAACAGGTCTGGGATTATATAAGGGAAAACGATGTTCCGTACAACGAACTCCATGAGAAGGGATATGTCAGCATTGGCTGTGAACCATGTACCAGACCTGTACTGCCGGGACAGCATGAACGTGAAGGACGCTGGTGGTGGGAAGAAGCAACCAAGAAAGAATGTGGACTTCATTCAGGAAATGTTAGATCACAGTCTTAA